cgcattgaatgtaatttactgtacaacatgtcacaaagctggatgagaagaaattttccaagtgtggaagctgtggcgagtggcaacaaatcgctaaacaggaaggtttagccgaacaagatggggatatcgagtgataacaaaacaataaactctttagattgaagataattttgtgatcctgaaaaggaccctttttagcctgcatgtgaatccaacgagcgaacaaatcgtaatgaatgtatttttttgccatcgctcccttttaacgctcattcgttcgtctcgttggactcgcacctctggctgagtctgccgatttgtctctatcctgtgagtgtgtaccgctagagtataaaacacgcggaccccaaaaaaatatcttattttctttcaaaccgtaaacccgtgtggttgtacggcatcggcatcgtggacgtaacaaaggaggacaagttaagggaaaggcaaagtcccactcgaaccgtgcaggtgtgcagttcctcgtaggtgtatccgccagttgctcagcaagggtagctaggccgagcgcgatagtaccagtgcaccagtccacctagccggcgttatatagtttcggccgccgaagtgatcgagttggctggtaaagctgctcgcgacgataagaaaacccgcattcagaacagaacacatcaagacaacaacaggcagttgcagcgagtggcgagtggcaaacgcaatcgcaaaacggcatcaggtagcagaagaaaaaagtttgttctttatacaatctgctttggtggcaaatccagaacaaggcttcatcgagggcgttcgaaatggtttttttcaaaaccacgagtactaagttttctaaattggaaccattccataaaacaaggcgcttttcagggccattaaaccttccaaaaaagagtttaggaaatacagttcaatgctttctaaaacaatatccaaaataataataaaaaaaaaattgaatttttcataatttgtttgccaggatatgatgagtatgtgaatttggcagttgttctgagcttattgattttcaccaattcttaaattgcttctagattgaaagtacagtaatttacacttatctcgacatttagctaattggacggacctgtaatgcgacatatttagttggacatttttgtaaacatagagttcggggtccaaattatgaccccacattgaaagtcgacactgtaccactgtcatcgcaaatgttcaattacaggttaaaattacctccaatccgatactgagtggtggtaatgcgacgtgccattgaatgtaatttactgtaaaatatgtcacaagctggatgggaagaaattttcctactgtgaaagctgtggcgagtggcaaacgcaatagctaaacaggaaggtttaaccgaacaagatgggaatatcgagtgataacaaaaacacaacaccaaaggttcttttcagaaccatcaacatattcataaacaataaacagtaaactaatccatttttcaggtagataagtaggtattcacgtaggagaaaaaaataaaacaatatatttaaaatatatatttaacaaaagctgtcccctttgtatagtcctacgtcactccggttatgtccccgacattacccacccgtcttttttcgttttagattgtcgtacgtgatccaattttcatcaccagtcaccatcttctacaaaaatgggtcgagttcgttccgtttcagtagtgcatcgcaggcgttgattcggtctaaaagatttttttgcgtcaactcgtgtggcatccatacatccagctttttttggaatccaatcttttgCAAATGGTTTCAAAGAACGACGCAGAACGACATCGATCAAACCAAccctgtgctgtgcgaatcgttacagtatcgggtccataaactacacgaattttttcggtcgccttctttgcagttttacctcgcaggtagtaaaaacgtaaaatatgacgaatttcttgcttggtggactccatcttcgaCGCGCTTTaatttgagactgaaaaggacaatcacaacactgtcaaaacggcacttgtagcacagattgtcgtctttaaatagccgtatagtatgacccgatgcgataagtacaacaaaagatatgtttaagtgttgccatatattgacaatatacgacatttctttttccccaacccaatattttgcatagagtatattatcgtgcaaatcaacgtttcgcagcaagttccgaatgaaaaatcgaggtaactatttttattggtacccaaaaccacacgtttcgtctcgtattccgaaaaaaataagtcccggagtgtcgatttttgccaaaaaaatttttccgAGATGTCACTaattctcgacgtttcatgcaattttaagacatttggcattaacaatttttttttcgaaaaccccgatttcctttcctTTACgattcggtgatttttcgattttcaagaaactcaaactttgaccgctttgcgccaccctctccgattgagctaatatttgtcatagggtgttttttcgaggtggtgaacattttttatgaggtaactttttgaaattagagatgaccattttcattggcaccctaatatatatcTTTTCAAGTCAACATAGCCACATAATCAGTTTATTCTATTATAGAACCCGTACTAAAATAATGCTGATTTGCAACTACGCTTTTGGAAATTCCATTGCTCCTGAACATCCAGAACGTAGCACGGAGCATTCATGGATGGTGCACAGTCTGTTTAACCATTTGCCTGCGGAGGAGCACGATAGCGCTTCtcttgttttatgttttcatttttgacTTGGAACCTTTAAagtaggatttcgtctttcggaaacataatgagggtacaaattgaaaaaaatatagattcTATCGCTTCTTGCTTATTAATTTTTAGACGGATTGAAGAAATTTTTGCACAGATCCATCAGTCTTTTGTCACCTAATCGGTTCTctacgtttattgtttttgacgtaggactacgtctttcatttctataccggggtgtaaaatcaaagtttcgaaaacgaaagcgttacgccggagaccgagattttgagtgttaatagctcctaaacaactgaacgaaatggtatgataaacacttcattcgaaagataaaatgtctacgcgttctatacttgttactttctgatccaaaaacttgtttcaatggtcttaaatttgctttcaaaacaggctattgaaatcaccaatcggtatataagcgagcgccgctcggaaatccactcagttctaattgaacagcgattggagcatgttgtcgctgttgtggtgaagctcttcatttatcatgaaagcgcggatcaacggtgtcaccaagagcctgtttgtgcaccttaggccagaagggaatccatcaggaggagagtgaggccacaaacggttccctgcgaagatctcgaagcagccgctacacacacacacatacacgcgtggaattctttccgtttggatgccattcagcatcgagaaagatccggaaaataatctgccagttcctctgggaatttaaaaatacattcatgtgaaagagtatatttgaatgttttctatctatgtaacactgtgaccaaatatgtttcaatcaagtgctattaacaggtggttatcgagttagcataaaccactggtgggcttccagtatcgaggaaaatgtggaaatatctaaacgttactgaaaataatatgccagttcctctgggaatttaaaaatacattcatgtgaaagagtttattttgatgttttctatccatgtaacactgtgaccaaatatttttcaatcaagtgctattaacagatggttatcgagttagcataagcctctggtgggcttccagtatcgaggaacatgtggaaatatccaatcgttactgaaaataatctgccagttccagcatacttaagcgatattctggtggtgagacgcattcatttttcgtgaggacatcgacaagacaacatcgttgctgaggatgctggacggcgaaggatcgagatctgccctgaaacgcaaacagtttgtttgaaactgtgagggagcacagagaagccgatccttcaggagaagagaaggtgaccatcgaagcagccgctacacatacacatacacgcacggaattctttccgtttggatgcggttcagcatcgagaaaaatccggaaaataatcggccagttcctctgggaatttaaaattacattcatgtgaaagagtttattttaatgttttctatccatgtaacactgtgaccaaatacatttggttttgtgatttttcaatcaatcgcaattaaggataggatagcttctgaagattattcttccccatcagtaggatatttccgtatccaatagtggatgcataaaaccttgtgcctccaacgtaactctcgttttcgaagttctccaaatattcattcattcagaatgaattcagattcaacttcaaacaaatcatctctaaatcaacgatagtcctacgtcacccttgcggttatactatAGATAtagcccacttcctgttttttgttgaataaacTCAAACGCATTTTCGCAGATGctcacaaaattaaaaaaaaattcgacagATGTTCAATCGGTTAAAAAAttacaggaggttgtgttcaagacacgatcgcattgttgacgtagaactacgctgtggtttaattcaagtcgcttgtttataactgcagatattattttacattgctacgaaaattttgaaataaccattccatCAGTTTGGTCGtcctgaaaagttttttttttattgtagaatcatttgacgataattgtttggtgATTCATTCTGTTAACCtccataacctcgaaaagagtaacgCTGCTTCATTATGACCAAGATAagcgcaaatacaatcctagttgaaagcagttttgcgactggcacgcgagtccaaataaatttataactttataTAACCTATTGGTATTacccaaaaatcagaaaacagatcacgtttttacgAAACAAAgtgaacgttaataacttttttcactgcgaacgaattctgatgatttgcatatcaatggaatcggaaactcTCTAAGATTTGTGTAATATGCAATACATTACAATTTTCTTATCCATAAACGGCTTAAGTTaaagaaaactggaagcattcccattttcccatatatttgttctgccgattcgtGTGCTCACCTTCCCGTACCATCAATAACGAGTAAccaatacattcgtttctgcccgttttcagcTTCTTTGGTATAAGAAAGCCATACCCGATTTGAATGTCGTGAGCGTGCTTGCTAGACAGAATAACGAGCGGACATCATTTATTGTCATACAGATTTATCTATCATGTAGGATATGCTATTTAGTACGTTGGTAAGGTCCAAAATTTTGCATTGAAAGGACTGAACTGGCTGCCGATTGAATCCTCCCAAATCCACTTGTCCATTCCCGTTTCTCTTCTCTATAAATGAGTTGTACCCGTTGGGATCAAATCACTACAGAATCCACACAAATGCGCTGTAAGATGATTGCTTCTAATCGAAAACCAGAGAATGTCACGTTTTTCGTGTTAATGTTGGAATATCTATCTGATTTTTCTTACAACCCGTTTAAAGTTCAGTTCATATAACGAAAAAACGTATTTTAGGGCCACCATTTGAAGTTTGAATGAGTTAAAtttacagatttctgaacagttacaaaaactcaattcaaatgtccTTAAAGTCGTATGTCAAGTTTTCGTGCTTACCTCTAGGTTCAGACCTTTCTGCCTTTTTACATCGACATCTTGTGATTGCGTTCGTTGTGCTAAACCATCTACACTCAACCTGTCACCCACCGGGCTCTTCtggttaataaaatgttatttttcatgagataaacaattgaataactgtaaaatattaaacgttatctaaacgccctaactgcaacgttttgattgacccgatttacggtttccccaacacagacttgtAAACCAAGCATcctggagaaatcgacattgcaaacaaatgcaagtcgggggtctccgtagccacattggttgcgcgttcgcttggtaagcgatcgatcgtgagttcaaaactcagggcccccattgaccatctttgtgttgttacagaataacaacgtccacgcaacaatcatcagcgatggagatcgatccacggtcgaaataagatctattcatccatacaactgctctgctctgcaagacacatcgggctgctgttctataaataactcaacaatggatcaacgactgtctccgctgtccagtcttaactggataatggaagaacagatagaaaactcttacgcctaaatggctactgtgtaaatttgtaccatttgcaatggtatagaagggaatactctaacgccgaaaaatggcaactgtgtaatgtgctaattatagatatgataaatatgtgacatgtacacgattcaaattcggctctgtttacagctaaaatgctaatgagcctaaattaaacaaaagggataaaaaaaaatgcaagtcagcGGTATTTTGGCATTGGTTCAAACTCttacaaacttacaaagcaaatacgttgaattcaattgagtttaaaaatcgatttattcaatccataatttaataaacacaaacaacacaaaattactaagccaacggacGTCAACTTAGCGGTTATATCATTGATATAATCCAGCCATTTTCTTTGAcataagactacgtctttcagtgatCACACCAAATCAGATAATAGGTGATGATTTATtgtgaaatagttttaacgctaatatatattttagctCTGAACGGATTTTTATGATTCGCATTCCAATcgatcggaaattctctaaattttgtcggtacgTTTCCTAATCCATAAATGATTTATGTtaaggaaaattggaagaatacaCATTTTCGTATCGTGTTACCGTGGCCGAATATTTATCAACGAGGTACAATATTCGCTTATCACTGCTGATCAGACGAACGTAAAtcggttactcgaaacgagcaacatggatagagaaaatattgcaatctcAGCTCCGCCGTATTCTAttcattgagtataaacaaACCGTTCGCAATTTCAAATTacagtattcacaattcatcagtcatctagctagcgaccagacggcagcAAGGCTTTCGAAACGATCTTCCGCAAGGCAGAgcgtttagtttagttttcaaatAGGCTTTTTAGGGCAAGAGGCGACTGAATTGGTGCATTTTAAAGCTTctgtaattcaaaacatcatcatcattcaagttATCTCGTTCCAGCTATCAGACAGcaatctttctcaatgctgatgtcacaaaCACGGCGGTTTTGCTTTCCGCCACAGAACGCATCTTCAAAACATGCAAATaaggatgggttatacctatgatataaccgcaagattgacgtaggactgccgttggcttagtaatcatttgtgtgttttcaattagcaataatcgcacttcgaatgttcctcattaggtacgatatcgccgctgcgcagagctattgattaaattattgataaaACTAGTAGATGAAAGAAACagtttacgaattcaattgcaaacaaatcccaatttaggtcaatttatACATTATGGTGGTGGTTATCGcaacaaatagttatcaacatttttcctaatcatcaaacggtatgcgtagaagttcagtgagctggcgacatgaagggacatgcagtcttgaataaccgagccaaaacgTTGCATTTATACCCGCTTTTGTGGACCGTGTAAGCtaaacgcattccggagtgtaaaaatgcatgggggtataaaaagtactgccgagatctggaatgccgattttcccaacttattggtttcggaaactgtgttgggaaaacacattccggtttgcaaaaacacaaacgagtacaaacGTACCCGCTGCTTGAATCTTTTTTGCCaggtcgatttccccaggctccatggttttaaagtttttgtcaggcaaacattccgattttccaaaacacaaaaatacccgctgcttgaatctattttgccatgccgatttctcttggctccatggttttgaagtctgtgttagggaaacatttcgatttgcaaaagcccaaacgagtacgaaagtatccgctgcttgcatctactttgcaatgccagtttcctcaggctccatggttttaaagtctgtgttagggaaacactacgatttgcagaaacgcaaacgagtacaaaagtacccgctgcttgtaaagggtgtgtcacatcaaattgcatcacggaaaaaacgctgtagaaatttaatttttagggattatatcttcagctttcgcttataatcagataagagtgtatagatcacgttggccatgcttcactgtcaatttttcgtaaatttggaaaaatgtagtcgaatgaaaaagagcgtcgtgaattaatcctgtgcactcatttcgagaatccggagttgtcacatcgggacatcggtaagatgctgggaatcttccaatccacggtcagcagagtactaaaacgatacttcgagaacctaaccatcgaccggaaggtgaagaacggcaaaaatggatgctccgtcagtggaaatgatcacaagcgcgtagttaagcagtttagacgtgatccgagaagttcggtccgggatgtcgccaataagctgaatttgtcaagttcattcgtccagcggaccaagcagcgggagggcctgcgtacatacaaggttcagaaggctcctaaccgcgacgaaaggcaaaacatggtggggaagacgcgagcccggaagctgtacaccgaaatgctgacgaagccgcattgcctggtaatggacgacgaaacctacgttaaagtggactttcgtcagctgccgggcctgttgttcttctccgcagaagacaaattcagcgttccggaggagattcgcaagcagaaactatccaagtttgccaaaaagtagatggtgtggcaagcgatctgctcttgcgggaagcggagcgcccccttcgtgatgaccggcacggtaaacgggcaggtttaccttaaggagtgcctacagaagtgcttactaccactattgaagcagcacgagggcccgaccatcttctggccggatctcgcttcgtgccactattcaaaggacgtgttggagtggtacgaagccaacggggtcaccttcgtgccaaaggaaatgaacccgcccaacgcgccggagcttcgtccaatagagaaatattgggcgattatgaagcaggccctccggaagaacccaaaagttgtcaaatcggaggcggacttcaagagaaaatggatttctgttcaaaaaaaactacaacctgacgttgtacagaaccttatggacggggtaaagaggaaggtgcgagcatacgggcttgggctcgaagtatgaataaaaagaaaatgccaaaagttgtttaatagtttttattttactgtctgaaattttcaaaaggatcggtctactgggcgaatttctacagcgttttttccgtgatgcaatttgatgtgacacaccctttatctattttgcaatgccgattactCGTGGCTCCATGGTTCTGAAGTATGTGTTAGGAAAAACATCCAATTTGCAAAACCGCAAACAAGTACGAAagactcgctgcttgcatctattttgcaatgccagtttcttcagactccatggttttgaagtgtgtgttagggaaatattacgatttgcaaaagcgcaaacgggTACAAAAAaaccgctgcttgtatctattttgcagtgCCGATATCCccagctccatggttttgaagtctgtgttagggaatcatccaattgctgttcaattataactgagtggatttccgagcagcactcgcttttataccgattggtgatttcaatagcctgttttgaaagcaattttaaggctattgaaacatgtttttggatcaaaaagtaacaagtatataacgcgtagatattttatctttcgaattaggtgtttatcataccatttcgttcagttgttcagaagctattaacgctcaaaatctcggtctccggcgtaacgctttcattttcgagactttgattttacatcccaatatagaaatgaaagacgtagtcctacgtcaaaacctcgCAAAGTGTAGAGTACAatcaaagcagaagagaaatatcaAATAGGACGTATGACGTCGATTTTCATACCATGGAGATCGTaggaattgttgattttatacgTTATCACTGTGTGTAATACAAGAAAATGTGGCGATGCATCCTGAGTGCGTTACGTATATTGTTCTCGGTAGAACAAGAACGAATCATGGATTTTCAGCTGCGTGTCCAAAACAACGCAAACCCATTGATCCTTTTCAGAACCACTGAAACTTTCGGCTAAAGagttattttataaatttcgatgcattttaaaaatgtaatttacattatttttttttttgctggagaGCAGTTTTGTGAATTCAGGAATATGTTAtgatttattggtgtaatgattttaatttgaattatagaggctttaaactttctcagttcattcacttctagccttggaaaagaccaatttgaaaaatcaaattaaacaaCTCGATCTTGAGAAATACCATTTGGAAAACCGTGTTTCCGTccggtcgctagctggatgactgggaaatcgtgaatgactcatttgtatttttttttcaatcaatcattcAGTTTTCGTGATTTCAATTATTGTTTCCGGGGTAAAAGTGACGTAAGGTATTTTTCAGCGTTGGGAGTTGTGTTCTTTggtggaaaactgaagatgaaaattcGTTTCGATGCTATTGCTTTCGCCTCCGCCGCCATGACACAATAGATATGGTTCGGATATTCTGCTGCCGTTCCGCGTCTTCTGGGATTTTTCTTTCTGTGTTGGAGACATTATTTTGCTAGGAGATAATAGgagatttttttaatgtttgttctcgccggcaataatttcgtagttttaTGTTAACAATGCGGTAGTGTATTGGTCATcaccgcatttttttttttttgtggcccGTGACAGCAAGACTTACACGTTTTTGTGGCCCCCAtggaaaaaaggttgagtaccgctatGCTAAACGAACTCATGATCACTTCCGAAGCGATTATATTATTTAAGTTCTGTGAGCTGATTCTAGCTgtaatttattttgttgacAATTATTGCAGCAATCATACGGTTCTTGTATTCATTACAAAGCTCTCTTTCTTTCGCAGTGGTTCAGGAAGCGGTCTGCTCAGGAGATGCAAACATCTTGACGGCGGTGCTCGAGGTACGAGATTTACAGCGGCACATGAAGCGAGTTTCACATGTGCCTCAGCTTTTACAACATCTGCAGGATACGCCGGACTTTTATGTGGAGATGAAGTGGGAATTTACGAGTTGGGTGCCGCTGATGTCTCGTGTGTGTCCTAGCGACACGTACAAGGTGTTCAAACGGGGTTCGAACGTGAGGATAGACACCACGCTGCTCGGATTCGATAACAACAATTGGCAGAGGGGAAACAGGAGTTACATTTTCAAGgggcaatccgagtcggccaccATGATAGAAATCGATCACGATACCGGGGAGGTATCGGTGGAGCACATGCGAAGCATCGACTCGGAGGTTATCGATGGAATTCCTCCGTCAAAGGAATCGGTTTCGCTGAGACTTCAAGCGCCAGTGATTTGCAATCATATCGATATGGACAAGATTAGTTTCGAAAGGAACAAATCAGGGTTCTGGGGATGgcgaagtgaaaaaaatgaaacgatCAACGGTTATGAGTGCAAAGTGTACGGAGCAAGTAACGTGGAGTTCATTACTCGTACACGGAATGAACATTTAAGCGAGGAGCAAGCGCGAATCAAGAGCTCCCGTACTCCTCTGCAACACTTCCTCGGTATGACGGAGGAAGACTACAATCACGCAGGTTCGAACGCTGTCCCTGCCGCGCAAAGTGCACTTAACGATTCCAGCTCGACACCTTTGTTAGGATCGGACAACAACAGTCCGCTGCAGGAAACGGCGAGCTCATCGAAGGAATTGCCCATGACAGCTCCCACCGCGGAGGAGTATTTCTCCGATATTGACCTCCAAGGGAGAGATGTTGGAAAACCGAAGAAAATCACGGCCAAGGTGCAGCGGTTCAAAGCTAACATGTGGCTGAGTGAAGAGTTCCCCATTAAATTGCAAGAACAAGTTCTACCGATTCTGGACCTAATGTCCACAATGGCCAGTCCGCATGTGTCGAAACTGAGAGATTTCGTCACAATGCAGCTTCCATCGGGATTCCCAGTGAAAATAGGTTGATgctttattattttcaaatggtttgttttgattgcaaattgtttttttttgtagaaatccCACTTTTCCACGTATTGAACGCGGTTGTCACTTTTGGCAACGTGTTCGCAATAGAGACACCAGTGACTAACGTGAGCCACATCAAGGAGAGCGAGGAACGTACGACATGCATTATCGAGGATTGCTGCTTCGATGTCCCGTCCGAGTACGTGCGACGTGGTGCCGATTTCCGTCGTCAAATCACATTCGAAGATGAGGACGAGTTGATGCAGTTTGCGATTCAGCAAAGTTTAATCGAGTCCGGTAGCGAAAACGATGAGGTGGACATATGGGAAGCGCTGAGAGCCCAACGGCCACTGACACCAAACTTTTACGAAGACGAACAACTGCAAAGGTTTGTGtgattgttttgtatttttttgcattttctgaCAGATGCATTTTTGACGTGTTTGGATTCTTTTTAACGATTATATttattctatattttctttGCATGTTTTAATTGTGCATCTTTTTtccattcgtttttttattccatctgtCTCACTAAACGTCTCTTTCCGTAACGTAACTCAACTTTAATATATTTCAACCATGTAGTGCTACCAAAGATGTAGATGATAAAGATGCCCGAAAAAGCACGCTATTGAGTACTGTGATGCCCAACTCACTCGCTAAAAGCCCACTGAAAAAGCTTTTCAATAAAAACTGAATCGTAATTTAGCGCCCATTTTACGCTTTTCAGTGGCTCATTTTGCAGTTTTGGAAGGCTTCCCAGTTTTGCTGTACACATTTGTTTAGTTTCAATATAAAATTCACCAAAACTCTTTTCCGGTATTATACATTTATTGTTGATAGAATCTTTTCAAGCTTAGACTTATTGGATTGAATACAAATAGTATCACCAttgtttttcgtgttttttcTTTCATAAATACGTTGATGTACACCGCCGTCAGTATTCTGTTCTTTgtcaagaggctttaaactttttcagttcattctcctctattGTTTGCACGTTGACATCGAGCAAATTGTAATCAATTATATTTTGTCCTGCCAGGATTACTGGAAGAAACGcgttttttttggtttgttttTCCGACATTCTTGTGATATTTTCAAGCCACCGCAGTATTCACCTTCGCTGCTTCCGAATATATTACGTCTTTTAGTTACATATTGGGAGTACAaatggaaaattaaaattgtcacgaaaaattgcaatatttttggTTTGCTATGTAGTTATTATTTCTTGATAAATCTGCGATTCTTGCATAAAATCGATTTGGCCAACAATGTACAGCGTGGCGCATAAGTCGcgcaaccgatttgcacaaatatagggtagataggggcaatatgg
The Toxorhynchites rutilus septentrionalis strain SRP chromosome 2, ASM2978413v1, whole genome shotgun sequence genome window above contains:
- the LOC129767230 gene encoding ankyrin repeat domain-containing protein 13B isoform X2; the encoded protein is MITVDKIKQKYPIHWPVWNNDTEELQKAIDSQQHDLEQLDSRGRTPLMLAVKLCHLDCVKALLTARSNANFECDGWSVVQEAVCSGDANILTAVLEVRDLQRHMKRVSHVPQLLQHLQDTPDFYVEMKWEFTSWVPLMSRVCPSDTYKVFKRGSNVRIDTTLLGFDNNNWQRGNRSYIFKGQSESATMIEIDHDTGEVSVEHMRSIDSEVIDGIPPSKESVSLRLQAPVICNHIDMDKISFERNKSGFWGWRSEKNETINGYECKVYGASNVEFITRTRNEHLSEEQARIKSSRTPLQHFLGMTEEDYNHAGSNAVPAAQSALNDSSSTPLLGSDNNSPLQETASSSKELPMTAPTAEEYFSDIDLQGRDVGKPKKITAKVQRFKANMWLSEEFPIKLQEQVLPILDLMSTMASPHVSKLRDFVTMQLPSGFPVKIEIPLFHVLNAVVTFGNVFAIETPVTNVSHIKESEERTTCIIEDCCFDVPSEYVRRGADFRRQITFEDEDELMQFAIQQSLIESGSENDEVDIWEALRAQRPLTPNFYEDEQLQSATKDVDDKDARKSTLLSTVMPNSLAKSPLKKLFNKN
- the LOC129767230 gene encoding ankyrin repeat domain-containing protein 13D isoform X1, whose product is MITVDKIKQKYPIHWPVWNNDTEELQKAIDSQQHDLEQLDSRGRTPLMLAVKLCHLDCVKALLTARSNANFECDGWSVVQEAVCSGDANILTAVLEVRDLQRHMKRVSHVPQLLQHLQDTPDFYVEMKWEFTSWVPLMSRVCPSDTYKVFKRGSNVRIDTTLLGFDNNNWQRGNRSYIFKGQSESATMIEIDHDTGEVSVEHMRSIDSEVIDGIPPSKESVSLRLQAPVICNHIDMDKISFERNKSGFWGWRSEKNETINGYECKVYGASNVEFITRTRNEHLSEEQARIKSSRTPLQHFLGMTEEDYNHAGSNAVPAAQSALNDSSSTPLLGSDNNSPLQETASSSKELPMTAPTAEEYFSDIDLQGRDVGKPKKITAKVQRFKANMWLSEEFPIKLQEQVLPILDLMSTMASPHVSKLRDFVTMQLPSGFPVKIEIPLFHVLNAVVTFGNVFAIETPVTNVSHIKESEERTTCIIEDCCFDVPSEYVRRGADFRRQITFEDEDELMQFAIQQSLIESGSENDEVDIWEALRAQRPLTPNFYEDEQLQRALQESLITGFQSGSAVVSQHEQQQQQQEAGSNGAADAGADEIDSIPDYLDPNLELAIKLSEEEEKRRAEERQREEEMLAEVIRLSLEEK